In one window of Danaus plexippus chromosome 7, MEX_DaPlex, whole genome shotgun sequence DNA:
- the LOC116770649 gene encoding uncharacterized protein LOC116770649, translated as MAFMMPVVKNDWDIYNSQRSRRASESADKGSIGGRVRKVSESRSEGPVLSPRTAATLSPHRSAPAMRSLSYCRVPPSRASLRVYESQRGSGSPTGKSRDSEKFHSRACGGSPERVSRCAACMPYL; from the exons ATGGCGTTTATGATGCCAGTAGTAAAGAACGATTGGGATATATACAACTCGCAGAGGTCGCGTCGGGCTTCGGAGTCAGCGGACAAAGGGAGTATAGGCGGGAGAGTGCGGAAGGTATCGGAGTCTCGATCAGAGGGTCCCGTGTTGTCTCCGCGCACCGCTGCCACCCTCAGCCCTCACAGGAGCGCCCCAGCCATGAGATCTCTCTCCTACTGCAGAGTTCCACCTTCACGAGCGTCGCTGCGAGTGTACGAGAGTCAAAGGGGCTCGGGTAGTCCGACCGGGAAGAGCAGGGATTCCGAGAAGTTCCACAGCAG GGCGTGCGGCGGATCCCCCGAGCGAGTCTCGCGCTGCGCCGCCTGCATGCCCTACCTGTGA